A genomic segment from Leptolyngbya boryana PCC 6306 encodes:
- the lysA gene encoding diaminopimelate decarboxylase yields the protein MVSTPIATTASGRQYLPNSGSDRSPNQFLMPLTAKVNDRDHLEVGGCDLTELVKHFGSPLYVLDETGLRTACQQYRDAFRRYYPAETQVLYASKAWNCLAVCSIVSQEGLGIDVATGGELYTALQVGADPSKIYLHGNNKSIAELEYAVKSGCTIVVDNQLELQRLAQMNAERPIRVMLRITPGLDCHTHEYIRTGHLDSKFGFDPNQVEDIFQFISQNSNLELTGLHAHIGSQIFELQAHRDLPSVMLQWVKKAAQYGLNVPEVNIGGGLGICYNESDDPPSIDEWVKIVAESMVKACEAENMPLPKLLCEPGRSLIGSSCITAYTVGGRKTVPGIRTYISVDGGMSDNPRPITYQSICRAVIANRMSAEPKETVTIAGKHCESGDVLIKDISLPQTQPGDILVVMATGAYNYSMASNYNRLTRPAAVLVYEGEASIILERETYADLIRNDRVPDRLK from the coding sequence ATGGTATCGACTCCGATTGCAACGACGGCTTCTGGTCGTCAATATCTCCCGAATTCCGGTTCCGATCGCTCTCCCAATCAATTTCTCATGCCCCTGACCGCGAAGGTCAACGATCGCGATCATCTCGAAGTCGGCGGCTGTGACTTGACTGAACTGGTCAAACATTTCGGATCTCCGCTCTATGTTTTAGATGAAACAGGCTTGCGAACGGCTTGCCAACAATATCGCGATGCATTTCGCCGCTACTATCCTGCAGAAACGCAGGTGTTGTACGCCTCAAAAGCTTGGAACTGTTTGGCAGTCTGCTCGATCGTCTCTCAGGAAGGACTGGGGATCGATGTGGCAACTGGAGGCGAACTTTATACCGCGCTGCAGGTTGGAGCCGATCCAAGCAAGATTTATCTGCACGGAAATAACAAGTCGATCGCTGAATTAGAATATGCCGTGAAATCCGGTTGCACGATCGTTGTTGACAATCAGCTTGAACTACAACGATTGGCGCAGATGAATGCTGAGCGTCCGATCCGAGTCATGCTGAGAATTACACCCGGATTAGATTGCCATACGCATGAATATATCCGCACCGGGCACTTAGACAGCAAATTTGGCTTTGATCCCAATCAAGTCGAAGATATTTTCCAGTTCATCAGTCAGAATTCAAATCTTGAATTAACTGGCTTGCACGCTCATATCGGTTCGCAGATTTTTGAACTGCAAGCGCATCGCGATTTGCCCAGCGTCATGCTGCAATGGGTGAAGAAAGCTGCTCAATACGGTTTGAATGTTCCCGAAGTGAATATTGGTGGCGGTTTAGGGATTTGCTACAACGAAAGCGATGATCCACCTAGCATTGATGAATGGGTGAAGATTGTTGCAGAATCGATGGTCAAAGCCTGTGAAGCAGAAAATATGCCGCTGCCGAAATTGCTCTGTGAACCAGGTCGATCGCTGATTGGGTCTTCTTGCATCACTGCTTACACAGTCGGTGGACGCAAAACTGTGCCAGGAATTCGCACTTATATTAGTGTCGATGGCGGCATGTCAGACAATCCAAGACCGATTACCTATCAGTCCATCTGTCGTGCAGTCATTGCGAATCGGATGTCTGCTGAGCCAAAAGAGACAGTCACAATCGCTGGAAAACACTGTGAATCCGGAGATGTCTTAATCAAAGATATTTCGCTGCCTCAAACACAACCGGGAGATATTCTCGTCGTGATGGCAACGGGAGCCTACAATTACAGCATGGCATCGAACTACAATCGGTTGACTCGTCCGGCAGCAGTTCTCGTGTATGAAGGAGAAGCGAGCATTATCCTCGAACGAGAAACTTATGCCGACTTGATTCGCAACGATCGCGTCCCGGATAGATTGAAATAA
- a CDS encoding DUF2281 domain-containing protein, with amino-acid sequence MKSTAITSMQAKEQLLHEIDEIPDFLLEEVLDFVQFLKSKHLRNKLEISAMSEAVLAKDWLRPEEDEAWQDL; translated from the coding sequence ATGAAGTCTACTGCGATTACCTCTATGCAAGCGAAAGAACAATTGCTGCATGAAATTGACGAGATCCCTGATTTCTTGCTCGAAGAAGTTCTAGATTTTGTTCAATTTCTGAAATCAAAACATTTGCGGAACAAACTTGAAATTAGTGCGATGAGTGAGGCAGTTCTAGCGAAGGACTGGCTTAGACCGGAGGAGGACGAAGCTTGGCAAGATTTGTAA
- a CDS encoding GNAT family N-acetyltransferase, producing MNEWWGGRQMRDMLPKLFFVHFCETSFIAEIDQKIIGFLIGFLSQSHSEEAYIHFVGIHPDFRTQGVGSALYQQFFQVVQRFERVRVRCVTSPVNQDSIAYHLRLGFEAEPSNAERNGVPFHPDYDGSGEDRVLFIKQLSEINRLVI from the coding sequence GTGAATGAATGGTGGGGCGGCAGACAGATGAGAGATATGCTCCCTAAGCTCTTTTTTGTTCACTTTTGTGAGACAAGTTTCATCGCAGAAATTGATCAAAAAATTATTGGTTTTTTAATTGGCTTCTTATCGCAGAGTCACTCGGAAGAAGCATATATTCACTTTGTTGGAATTCACCCGGATTTTAGGACGCAAGGTGTAGGAAGTGCTTTGTATCAACAGTTCTTTCAAGTGGTGCAAAGGTTTGAGCGGGTTCGAGTTAGGTGTGTAACTTCCCCGGTTAATCAAGACTCGATCGCTTATCATCTACGCTTGGGATTTGAGGCTGAACCTAGTAATGCTGAGAGAAATGGAGTGCCTTTCCATCCAGATTACGATGGCTCAGGAGAAGATAGGGTTTTATTTATCAAGCAACTATCAGAAATTAATAGGCTGGTAATCTGA
- a CDS encoding DUF6683 family protein, with the protein MNPSIRAILITVFITAGFGSPASAQFGAPSSLSFSNMNAYLSIQKNAAMVRETQTRLDSINRRNNSDRSAQTTARAQAQTAPQTSFSSSPQRLLVTQFSQSLSNDPTILSQLNETFIGGFTAFEQEAQRLGRPNNVAMAFTYLVGVCYMVHYGEEPSETALMNLQANVDAAFGSSATFKALNSQERQKLYETFVLMATLPLAGYVVATEEKDQELLETYRSIAGVSLETALGVRPDRLRFTATGLELR; encoded by the coding sequence ATGAACCCATCCATTCGTGCCATCCTCATAACCGTCTTCATCACTGCTGGCTTTGGTAGCCCAGCTTCGGCTCAGTTTGGCGCACCTAGCAGTCTCAGCTTCAGCAACATGAATGCCTACCTCAGCATCCAGAAAAATGCTGCAATGGTTCGTGAAACTCAGACACGGCTTGATAGCATCAATCGGCGCAACAACAGTGACCGGAGTGCGCAAACCACTGCCCGCGCCCAAGCTCAAACCGCCCCACAAACAAGCTTTAGCTCCAGTCCGCAACGCCTGCTGGTGACGCAGTTTTCTCAGAGTTTGAGCAACGACCCCACTATACTAAGTCAGTTGAACGAAACTTTTATCGGGGGCTTCACTGCTTTCGAGCAAGAAGCCCAACGTCTGGGTCGCCCTAACAATGTCGCGATGGCATTCACCTACTTGGTCGGGGTTTGCTACATGGTGCATTACGGCGAGGAACCCAGTGAAACTGCGCTGATGAATCTCCAAGCTAACGTCGATGCTGCCTTCGGTTCTTCGGCAACCTTCAAAGCACTGAACAGCCAAGAGCGTCAAAAGCTCTATGAAACCTTTGTTCTGATGGCGACTCTGCCTCTAGCGGGCTATGTAGTAGCAACCGAGGAGAAAGACCAAGAGTTGCTCGAAACCTACCGCTCGATCGCTGGAGTTTCTCTCGAAACTGCTTTGGGAGTGCGCCCAGATCGGTTGCGCTTTACGGCGACAGGGTTAGAACTGCGCTAA
- the rimI gene encoding ribosomal protein S18-alanine N-acetyltransferase, with protein MSDQNFLISIALRYNQIRSVHPIPVNSITLQTIDHPLLPKVLELDQICFNGLWTIEGYQREVDSPNSELIALLSGDHLIGYGCFWAIVDEAHITILAIHPDDQHQGFGQLILLALLDRARQRQMKHATLEVRISNEAAISLYEKFQFKVAGQRKNYYTDTGENALILWRGQLQTAEFEDSLKEKWQQIRDQLHQQQWTLSDPEALLNLKKISLTSP; from the coding sequence GTGAGTGATCAAAATTTTCTCATATCGATCGCACTTCGATACAATCAGATTCGTTCTGTTCATCCTATCCCTGTGAATTCCATTACGCTACAGACAATCGACCACCCGCTCCTCCCCAAAGTCCTCGAACTGGATCAAATTTGCTTCAATGGACTCTGGACGATCGAAGGATATCAGCGAGAAGTAGACAGCCCAAATAGTGAATTAATCGCGCTCTTATCTGGGGATCATTTAATTGGCTATGGATGTTTCTGGGCGATCGTAGACGAAGCGCACATTACCATTCTCGCGATTCATCCCGATGATCAACATCAGGGATTTGGACAATTGATCTTACTGGCATTGCTCGATCGGGCGCGTCAACGCCAAATGAAACACGCTACGTTAGAAGTTAGAATTTCTAATGAGGCTGCAATCTCTTTATACGAAAAGTTCCAGTTTAAAGTTGCAGGTCAGCGTAAGAATTACTACACTGATACGGGCGAAAATGCCTTAATTCTCTGGCGTGGTCAACTACAAACAGCAGAATTCGAGGATTCTCTAAAGGAAAAGTGGCAACAAATTCGCGATCAACTCCACCAGCAACAATGGACACTCAGCGATCCTGAAGCTTTGCTGAACCTGAAAAAAATCAGCTTGACTTCTCCCTAA
- a CDS encoding ATP-dependent Clp protease ATP-binding subunit, translated as MFERFTEKAIKVIMLAQEEARRLGHNFVGTEQILLGLIGEGTGVAAKVLKSMGVNLKDARIEVEKIIGRGSGFVAVEIPFTPRAKRVLELSLEEARQLGHNYIGTEHLLLGLIREGEGVAARVLENLGVDLSKVRTQVIRMLGETAEVTSGGSQGRTKTPTLDEFGSNLTQMAAEGKLDPVVGRQKEIERVIQILGRRTKNNPVLIGEPGVGKTAIAEGLAQRIANDDVPDILEDKRVVTLDIGLLVAGTKYRGEFEERLKKIMDEIRSAGNVILVIDEVHTLIGAGAAEGAIDAANILKPALARGELQCIGATTLDEYRKHIERDAALERRFQPVMVGEPSVDETIEILRGLRERYEQHHKLKISDEALEAAAKLSDRYISDRFLPDKAIDLIDEAGSRVRLINSQLPPAAKELDRELRQVLKDKDDAVRSQNFDRAGELRDREMEIKAEIRAIAQTRKTEATDENASPVVGEDDIAQIVASWTGVPVNKLTESESEKLLHMEDTLHTRLIGQDEAVKAVSRAIRRARVGLKNPNRPIASFIFSGPTGVGKTELTKALAAYFFGSEEAMIRLDMSEFMERHTVSKLIGSPPGYVGYNEGGQLTEAVRRRPYTVVLFDEIEKAHPDVFNMLLQILEDGRLTDAKGRTVDFKNTLLIMTSNIGSKVIEKGGGGLGFEFSTENESESQYNRIRSLVNEELKQYFRPEFLNRLDEIIVFRQLNKAEVKEIADIMLNDVFKRLKEQGITLQVTERFKDRLVDEGYNPSYGARPLRRAIMRLLEDSLAEEILSARVKDGDIATVDVDENGQVKVLHGQERELLPAAE; from the coding sequence ATGTTTGAACGCTTCACAGAAAAAGCCATTAAGGTGATTATGTTAGCCCAAGAGGAAGCACGCCGCTTGGGTCATAACTTTGTGGGTACAGAGCAGATCCTCCTGGGTCTGATTGGAGAAGGAACGGGTGTCGCTGCCAAAGTTCTCAAATCGATGGGAGTGAACCTCAAGGACGCTCGGATCGAAGTTGAGAAGATCATTGGTCGCGGTTCCGGCTTTGTGGCAGTGGAAATTCCGTTTACCCCACGGGCAAAGCGCGTTTTGGAACTCTCGCTTGAGGAGGCTCGCCAACTCGGTCACAATTATATTGGAACCGAACACCTGCTCTTAGGATTAATTCGAGAAGGTGAAGGCGTTGCCGCCAGGGTGTTAGAGAATCTAGGCGTTGACCTCTCGAAAGTTCGTACTCAAGTTATTCGGATGTTAGGCGAAACCGCCGAAGTCACTTCGGGTGGTAGCCAAGGTCGCACCAAAACCCCGACCTTAGACGAATTCGGCTCAAATCTGACGCAGATGGCAGCCGAAGGCAAGCTCGATCCCGTGGTCGGTCGCCAAAAAGAAATCGAACGAGTCATTCAAATCCTGGGTCGTCGGACGAAGAACAACCCCGTGTTAATTGGTGAGCCTGGGGTCGGTAAAACCGCGATCGCTGAAGGACTCGCTCAACGCATTGCCAATGATGACGTTCCTGACATCTTAGAAGATAAGCGCGTCGTCACCCTCGATATCGGTCTACTCGTGGCAGGAACCAAGTACCGAGGCGAATTCGAGGAACGCTTGAAAAAAATCATGGATGAAATCCGCTCTGCCGGAAATGTCATCCTGGTCATTGACGAAGTTCATACCTTAATCGGTGCAGGCGCGGCAGAAGGCGCGATCGACGCTGCCAACATTCTGAAGCCAGCCCTTGCCCGAGGTGAACTGCAATGTATTGGTGCAACGACGCTCGATGAGTATCGGAAGCACATTGAACGCGATGCAGCGCTCGAACGCCGCTTCCAGCCTGTCATGGTGGGTGAACCTTCGGTCGATGAAACGATCGAGATCCTCCGAGGCTTACGCGAACGTTATGAGCAGCACCACAAGCTGAAAATTTCAGATGAAGCGCTAGAAGCAGCCGCGAAGTTATCCGATCGCTATATCTCAGATCGATTCTTGCCGGATAAAGCGATCGACTTGATCGACGAAGCAGGCTCGCGCGTGCGGTTGATTAATTCTCAATTGCCGCCCGCTGCAAAAGAACTCGATCGCGAACTGCGTCAAGTCCTGAAAGACAAAGATGATGCAGTCAGATCTCAGAATTTCGACCGAGCAGGTGAACTGCGCGATCGCGAAATGGAGATCAAAGCGGAAATCAGAGCGATCGCTCAAACCCGCAAAACCGAAGCGACCGATGAAAATGCTTCTCCGGTGGTCGGCGAAGATGACATCGCGCAAATCGTTGCCTCTTGGACAGGCGTTCCGGTGAACAAACTCACCGAATCTGAGTCTGAGAAGCTGCTGCACATGGAAGATACGCTGCACACTCGCTTGATTGGTCAAGATGAAGCGGTGAAAGCAGTATCGCGTGCAATTCGCCGCGCACGGGTGGGCTTGAAGAATCCCAATCGCCCGATCGCGTCCTTTATCTTCTCTGGTCCGACTGGGGTAGGTAAAACCGAATTGACGAAAGCCTTAGCAGCTTACTTCTTCGGATCTGAAGAAGCGATGATTCGTCTCGACATGTCAGAGTTCATGGAGCGTCACACCGTTTCTAAACTGATCGGTTCGCCTCCTGGATATGTCGGTTACAACGAAGGTGGTCAATTGACTGAAGCCGTTCGTCGTAGACCTTACACCGTTGTGCTCTTCGACGAAATCGAGAAAGCGCACCCCGACGTGTTCAACATGCTGCTGCAAATCTTGGAAGATGGTCGTTTGACCGATGCCAAGGGACGCACTGTAGACTTCAAGAACACACTCTTGATCATGACCTCGAACATTGGTTCTAAGGTGATCGAGAAGGGTGGCGGTGGACTTGGTTTCGAGTTCTCTACCGAGAACGAATCGGAATCGCAATACAACCGCATCCGCTCCTTGGTGAACGAAGAACTGAAGCAATACTTCCGTCCTGAGTTCTTGAACCGACTAGATGAAATTATCGTCTTCCGTCAGTTGAACAAGGCAGAAGTCAAAGAGATCGCGGACATCATGCTCAACGACGTGTTCAAGCGTTTGAAAGAGCAAGGAATTACGCTGCAAGTCACGGAGCGGTTCAAAGATCGCCTCGTTGATGAAGGCTACAATCCGAGCTATGGTGCACGTCCGCTCCGTCGAGCCATTATGCGATTGCTTGAGGACTCGTTAGCAGAAGAGATTCTATCTGCACGGGTGAAAGATGGCGATATTGCGACGGTTGACGTAGATGAGAATGGACAAGTGAAGGTACTTCACGGTCAAGAGCGAGAATTGCTGCCAGCAGCAGAGTAA
- the mscL gene encoding large conductance mechanosensitive channel protein MscL produces MARSSFWADFQKFLMQGNVIDLAVAVIIGAAFGKIVTSFVEDIITPLILNPALKAARVDSLQNLSYEGIKYGVFLASVINFLVIAFAIFLMIRAFEKAKRRFSRQEAIEEAAAPDPLLVSQERLTNAIDRLASKMN; encoded by the coding sequence ATGGCAAGAAGTAGTTTTTGGGCTGATTTTCAGAAGTTTCTTATGCAAGGAAATGTCATTGACCTTGCAGTTGCAGTCATTATTGGTGCTGCTTTTGGCAAAATTGTGACTTCGTTTGTAGAGGATATTATTACTCCGTTAATTTTGAATCCGGCTTTGAAAGCTGCTCGAGTTGATAGTTTGCAGAATCTCTCGTACGAAGGAATTAAGTATGGAGTTTTTCTTGCGTCGGTTATCAATTTCCTGGTGATTGCTTTTGCAATCTTCTTGATGATTCGTGCATTTGAGAAAGCAAAGCGGCGTTTTTCCCGACAAGAAGCGATCGAAGAAGCCGCAGCACCCGATCCATTGTTAGTTTCTCAAGAACGTTTGACCAATGCGATCGATCGTTTGGCTTCTAAAATGAACTAA
- a CDS encoding peptidoglycan-binding domain-containing protein, which produces MPITSLQDLRENLDGLGYYLGPRGLDGLGNSVNACDRDILGAINCDTTSLRVLSNLDDYTRAAILQYQLDSNMAATGNDGADLRSSIEKTVRILQNNLKIVLKVDIELSGNYRRTTYSAVKTYQRTRKLPVTGIATLTVRRRLNDDAKGVVSPTPTPTSELNELRKLKSDLITLKQSLQARQINDQEFIREVFARLP; this is translated from the coding sequence ATGCCAATCACTTCACTTCAAGACCTACGAGAAAATCTCGATGGACTGGGATACTATCTAGGTCCTAGAGGACTTGATGGGTTAGGAAATAGCGTGAATGCTTGCGATCGTGACATTCTCGGTGCGATTAACTGTGACACAACTTCGCTGCGAGTCTTATCGAATTTAGACGACTACACCCGTGCTGCGATTCTGCAATACCAATTGGATAGCAACATGGCAGCAACCGGAAACGATGGTGCAGATTTGAGAAGTTCGATCGAGAAGACGGTGAGAATTCTACAAAACAATCTCAAAATCGTTTTGAAAGTCGATATTGAGCTGAGCGGCAACTACCGCCGCACGACTTATAGTGCTGTTAAAACTTATCAAAGAACTCGCAAACTTCCTGTTACAGGAATTGCGACACTTACAGTTCGGAGACGCTTAAATGATGATGCAAAAGGTGTCGTATCTCCAACTCCGACTCCCACTTCCGAACTGAATGAACTTCGCAAACTGAAAAGCGATTTAATCACTTTGAAACAGAGTCTCCAAGCCCGACAAATTAATGATCAAGAGTTTATTCGCGAAGTGTTTGCAAGACTTCCTTAA
- the lepB gene encoding signal peptidase I, whose amino-acid sequence MSKDQVKRAMTPETKAEPQNLPASDSPPKWKIWWENFQILFIALILALLVRSYVAEPRFIPSDSMVPTLRVGDRLVVEKLSYRSHPPEFGDIIVFDPPPQLQELGYSKDQAFIKRIIGKPGQTVEIKSGKVFVDGQALQEPYIAEPPKYTMRPAAVPADSYFVMGDNRNNSNDSHVWGFLPKDFILGRAWIRFYPFDRIGRVSIDTRS is encoded by the coding sequence ATGTCCAAAGACCAAGTTAAACGTGCCATGACTCCCGAAACCAAAGCCGAACCTCAAAATCTTCCTGCTTCAGATTCTCCGCCCAAATGGAAAATCTGGTGGGAGAACTTCCAAATTCTATTTATTGCCTTGATTTTGGCTTTGCTCGTGAGATCGTATGTGGCAGAACCGAGATTTATTCCATCTGATTCGATGGTTCCGACGTTGCGAGTGGGCGATCGCTTAGTCGTTGAGAAATTGTCGTATCGATCGCATCCACCAGAATTTGGCGACATCATTGTCTTTGATCCACCCCCTCAGTTACAAGAACTTGGATATTCTAAAGATCAAGCCTTCATCAAGCGGATCATTGGCAAGCCTGGGCAAACGGTCGAGATTAAGTCTGGAAAAGTATTTGTCGATGGTCAGGCCTTACAAGAACCGTATATTGCTGAACCGCCGAAGTATACGATGCGACCTGCAGCTGTTCCAGCAGATAGCTACTTTGTGATGGGAGACAACCGAAACAATAGTAATGATTCGCATGTTTGGGGCTTTTTGCCCAAAGATTTTATCTTGGGTCGCGCTTGGATCCGGTTTTATCCATTCGATCGCATTGGACGAGTCAGTATTGATACCAGATCATAA
- a CDS encoding ABC transporter ATP-binding protein, protein MLKINRAVTLVWQSSPFWTTIHSFVAIVQTLLPLIQLYLIKLIVDSIASSLKGTSQSQNFNHILFLLMGTGIVMLLTNFAAVIAELVSTTLSQRVTDYMQVVLYRKAIEIDLESYENPQYQDILERAKWEAPHRPTRMLNNLTSIGQSALSLIVVAGLLITMHWGLISILVVASMPMMLLRVQQSKALYKWQRHQTELERKANYFGHLLLGDSPAKEIRLFNIGNLLIEWVQELRQQLLREKLALITRQASARLLMQGITSLAVLAAYGFMIEQTLQGKFQLGDLVLYSQALQRGQGALKDLIGNLASLHENHLFLADLYEFLAIQPTIAKPLHPTTVPYPFRRGIVFENVSFRYQNSARFALKQINLSIQPGEVIALVGENGSGKTTLVKLLTRLYDVTEGRITIDGIDIRHFSPDDLHRQISVIFQDYTRYQFSAQDNIWLGNIELPITSDRIVQSAHQSGADAVIQTLPQGYNTLLGKWFKGGEELSGGQWQKIALARAFLREAQLVVLDEPTSAMDAKAEAEVFQKFRDLMRDRSALLITHRLSTVKMADRIYVMDQGRITESGTHDQLMARRGTYAHLFEIQAKHYQ, encoded by the coding sequence ATGTTGAAAATTAACCGCGCAGTTACGTTAGTGTGGCAAAGTTCGCCATTCTGGACAACGATTCATAGCTTTGTGGCGATTGTTCAAACGCTGTTACCGCTGATCCAGCTTTACTTGATTAAGCTGATTGTTGACAGCATTGCCAGTAGTCTCAAGGGAACGAGTCAGTCTCAAAATTTTAATCACATTCTATTTCTGTTGATGGGTACAGGAATAGTCATGCTGCTGACTAATTTTGCTGCCGTTATCGCTGAGTTAGTCTCGACGACTTTATCTCAGCGAGTGACGGATTACATGCAAGTTGTACTCTACAGAAAAGCGATCGAGATTGATTTAGAGTCTTATGAAAATCCTCAGTATCAAGACATTCTAGAGCGTGCGAAGTGGGAGGCGCCTCACCGTCCTACTCGAATGTTGAACAATTTGACCTCAATTGGGCAAAGTGCCCTTTCTCTCATTGTGGTTGCCGGGTTACTCATCACGATGCATTGGGGGTTGATTAGTATTTTAGTCGTTGCCTCGATGCCCATGATGCTTCTGCGGGTTCAACAGTCTAAAGCGCTTTACAAGTGGCAGCGACATCAAACTGAACTTGAACGTAAAGCTAATTATTTTGGGCATTTACTGTTAGGCGATAGCCCAGCGAAAGAAATTCGGCTCTTCAATATTGGCAACTTACTGATTGAATGGGTGCAGGAGTTAAGACAGCAATTGCTGCGAGAAAAGCTTGCGTTGATTACCCGACAAGCCAGTGCTCGATTGCTCATGCAAGGGATCACGAGCCTTGCAGTTCTTGCAGCGTATGGATTCATGATTGAACAAACGTTGCAGGGGAAATTTCAGCTCGGCGATCTCGTCCTTTATAGCCAAGCTCTGCAACGCGGGCAGGGTGCGCTGAAAGATCTCATTGGCAATCTAGCAAGCCTGCATGAAAATCATCTATTTCTTGCTGACCTGTACGAGTTTTTGGCGATTCAACCCACGATCGCGAAACCTCTTCACCCGACAACTGTGCCATATCCGTTTCGCCGCGGAATTGTGTTTGAAAATGTCAGTTTTCGATACCAGAATTCTGCCCGTTTTGCACTGAAGCAAATCAATCTTTCTATTCAACCGGGAGAAGTGATTGCACTCGTTGGTGAAAATGGCTCGGGTAAAACAACATTGGTCAAACTTTTGACTCGACTCTACGATGTCACAGAAGGGCGGATTACGATCGATGGCATTGACATTCGGCACTTCTCGCCTGACGATTTGCATCGTCAGATCAGTGTGATTTTCCAAGACTACACGCGCTATCAATTCAGCGCCCAAGATAATATCTGGCTTGGCAATATTGAACTACCGATTACCTCTGATCGCATTGTTCAATCTGCTCATCAATCGGGTGCCGATGCGGTGATTCAAACCTTGCCACAAGGCTATAACACCCTGCTCGGAAAGTGGTTTAAAGGGGGCGAAGAACTCAGCGGAGGACAATGGCAAAAGATTGCATTAGCTCGGGCTTTTTTACGTGAAGCTCAGTTGGTTGTGCTCGATGAACCAACCAGCGCTATGGATGCCAAAGCTGAGGCTGAAGTCTTTCAGAAATTTCGGGATCTGATGCGCGATCGCTCAGCGTTGTTAATTACTCATCGTCTCTCAACGGTCAAGATGGCGGATCGAATTTATGTGATGGATCAAGGAAGAATCACAGAAAGTGGGACGCATGACCAATTAATGGCGCGACGAGGAACCTATGCTCACTTGTTTGAAATTCAAGCCAAACACTATCAATGA
- a CDS encoding nucleotidyltransferase domain-containing protein, with product MTTPENTALLACIRLYFGTTAECDVKDALGGAIDWSVLLKTAIDHGVMPLLYHALKSMDVQVPRSILMNLQVCYRMNGLHNVSQTQELLKVLAQLEAAGIDAIAFKGSALAASAYGNIAFRQFNDLDILVKRQDFWQAKAVLVAAGYHSPVSTGELLQFQRYLQISLVNRTPDAALFNQKFQHSLLHSNPERSIDLHWGIPPRRTWKCDRIERLWENLDTIDLMGQSIQTFSPETALVVQCLNVAKEPWKRSFKQICDVAQIIQAYPKLNWNTALELSADLRSQRLFLIGVEVTAQLLGVPLPEFVREKLAGNDSSHQQVFESDRAPTGVLKTSWWEYTNQLNTLDQARDGIFATGFYPLITLLAILTTITSINDRDRELLPLPSWLFFLYYVLRPIRLLIQYVFARKLLTVQSKV from the coding sequence ATGACAACTCCTGAAAATACTGCTTTACTAGCCTGTATCCGGCTCTATTTCGGCACAACAGCCGAGTGCGACGTGAAAGATGCGTTGGGAGGGGCGATCGATTGGTCGGTACTGTTAAAAACTGCGATCGATCATGGCGTTATGCCGCTGCTATATCACGCTCTTAAATCGATGGATGTTCAAGTCCCGCGATCCATCCTGATGAATTTGCAAGTCTGTTATCGGATGAATGGATTGCATAATGTCTCGCAAACTCAGGAACTCTTGAAGGTGCTTGCGCAGCTTGAAGCGGCTGGAATTGATGCGATCGCATTTAAGGGATCGGCACTTGCGGCTTCTGCATACGGCAATATTGCCTTTCGTCAATTCAATGATTTAGATATTCTTGTTAAGCGGCAAGATTTTTGGCAAGCAAAAGCAGTCTTAGTAGCAGCAGGCTATCATTCTCCAGTTTCAACAGGCGAACTTCTACAATTTCAGCGATATCTTCAGATTTCTTTAGTGAACCGCACGCCTGATGCAGCCTTGTTTAATCAGAAGTTTCAACACTCTTTGCTGCATAGTAATCCAGAGCGAAGCATTGACTTACATTGGGGAATTCCGCCGAGACGAACTTGGAAGTGCGATCGCATTGAGCGCCTCTGGGAAAATCTAGACACGATCGATCTGATGGGACAGTCGATTCAAACGTTTTCGCCGGAGACAGCACTGGTGGTTCAATGTCTAAATGTTGCGAAGGAACCTTGGAAGCGCTCATTTAAGCAGATTTGTGATGTTGCTCAGATCATTCAAGCGTATCCTAAGTTGAACTGGAATACTGCGCTAGAACTATCGGCTGATTTACGAAGCCAACGGCTTTTTCTCATCGGGGTTGAGGTGACTGCTCAACTTCTGGGTGTTCCGCTACCCGAATTTGTGCGCGAGAAACTTGCCGGAAACGATTCCAGTCATCAGCAAGTTTTTGAGAGCGATCGCGCTCCTACAGGCGTGTTGAAAACTTCTTGGTGGGAATATACGAACCAACTGAATACTCTAGATCAAGCGAGAGATGGCATTTTTGCGACAGGCTTTTATCCCCTCATCACGCTGCTTGCGATTTTGACAACCATCACATCGATCAATGATCGCGATCGTGAGCTATTACCTTTGCCAAGCTGGCTATTTTTCCTTTACTACGTGCTTCGCCCAATTCGACTTTTGATCCAGTACGTATTCGCTCGTAAACTGCTCACTGTACAAAGCAAGGTATAG